The DNA sequence ATCTTGAAGATTGACAGTGATTTCCAGCCCCGGGCTCTGCTCGATAACTTTCCACAGCAGTTCCACATCATCTTGAGCCACCTGGGCCGCCAGCAGGCCGGCCTTGCCGGCATTGCCGCGGAAGATGTCGGCGAATCGGGAGGAGATCACCACCCGGAACCCGTAGTCGAGCAGCGCCCACACCGCATGTTCCCGCGACGATCCGGTGCCGAAGTCCGGTCCGGCCACCAGGACCGAACCTTGGTCGAAAGGGCTGAGATTCAGCACGAAGGACGGATCGGTGCGCCACGTGGCGAACAGGCCGTCCTCAAATCCCGTCCGGGTGATCCGCTTCAAATAGACCGCGGGAATGATTTGGTCGGTGTCGACATTGGACCGCCGCAGCGGGACTCCGATTCCGGTATGAGTGCGGAAAGCTTCCATGACTAGGCTCCTTTTAATACCGTGGCGGTCAGTTCAAGTCAGTTCAAGTCCTGGGGGGCCGACAGCGTCCCACGGACGGCGGTGGCGGCGGCGACGACCGGAGACACCAGATGAGTGCGTCCGCCCTTGCCCTGCCGGCCCTCGAAATTGCGGTTGGACGTCGACGCGGACCGCTGCCCCGGCTCCAGCTGATCGGGGTTCATCCCCAGGCACATTGAGCAGCCGGGCTGGCGCCACTCGGCACCTGCCGCGGTGAAAACCTCCGCGAGGCCTTCGGCTTCGGCCTGATTGCGCACCCGCATCGAACCCGGCACCACCAGCATCCGCACACCCTCGGCGACCTGACGCCCGCGCAGCACATCCGCCACCGCGCGCAGGTCCTCGATGCGGCCGTTGGTGCACGACCCGACGAACACCGTGTCGACCGCGATCTCGCGCATCGGCGTGCCCGGCTGAAGGTCCATGTACGCCAACGCCTTCTCCGCGGCCCGCCGCTCAGCCTCGTCGTTGATCGACTCCGGGTCGGGCACATCGGCGCCCAGCGGGACGCCTTGACCGGGGTTGGTGCCCCAGGTCACGAACGGGGTCAGTGCGTCCGCGTCCAAATGGACCTCGGCGTCGAACACCGCACCGGGGTCGGTTCGCAGGCTGCTCCAATAGGCCACGGCGGCATCCCAGTCCGCACCGGTCGGCGCGTGCGGCCGGCCCCGCAGATACTCGTAGGTGGTCTCATCGGGGGCAACCATGCCGGCCCGGGCGCCGGCCTCAATGCTCATGTTGCAGATCGTCATCCGCGCCTCCATCGACAGCGCCTCAATGGCGCTGCCCCGGTATTCGATGACGTAGCCCTGGCCGCCGCCGGTGCCGATCTGAGCGATCACCGCCAAGATGATGTCCTTGGCGGTCACACCGTCGGCGAGTTTCCCGTCGACATTGACCGCCATTGTCTTGAACGGCTTCAGCGGCAGCGTCTGGGTGGCCAGCACGTGTTCGACCTCGGAAGTGCCGATTCCCATCGCCAGGGCACCGAACGCGCCGTGGGTGGAGGTGTGACTGTCGCCGCAGACCACCGTCGTGCCGGGCTGGGTGAGCCCCAGCTGCGGCCCGATGATGTGCACGATCCCCTGATCGATGTCGCCCATCGGGTGCAACCGGATACCGAACTCGGCGCAGTTGTGCCGCAGCGTCTCGACCTGAGTACGCGACACGGGGTCGGCGATCGGTTTGTCGATGTCGACCGTAGGCACGTTGTGGTCCTCGGTGGCGATGGTCAGATCCGGGCGCCGCACCGGACGACCGGCCAGTCGCAGCCCCTCGAAGGCCTGCGGACTGGTGACTTCATGGACCAGGTGCAGGTCGATGTAGATGAGGTCGGGTTCGGTCCCGCCGCCGGATACCACGACGTGGTCTGCCCAGACCTTCTCGGCCAGGGTGCGAGGCTGCTCGGTCTTGAACATCACTGCCATCCCCAAATCTGCACAGTCTCATATTTTGAGACGCTAGTATCTGTATATGGGACAGCATAGCGGCATCGGCGTTCTGGACAAAGCACTGGCGGTGCTCCACTCAATCGCCGAATCGCCGTGCGGGCTGGCCGAACTGTGCGACCGCACCGGCCTGCCCCGCGCCACCGCCCACCGGCTGGCCGCAGGCCTGGAGACCCACCGGCTGCTCGGGCGTGACAACGAGGGCCGCTGGCAGATCGGACCCGCGGTCAGCGAACTGGCCGCCCATGCCGACGATCCGCTTCGGGCGGCCGGCGCGACGGTGCTGCCGCGGCTGCGAGAGATCACCGGGGAGAGCGTGCAGCTGTATCGTCGCGAAGGCTCCGAAAGAGTCTGCGTTGCGGCACTGGAACCGCCTGCGGGGCTGCGAGACACGGTTCCGGTCGGCGCCCGGCTGCCGATGACCGCCGGTTCGGGTGCCAAAGTCTTGCTGGCCTACTCCGATGCAGCCGTGCAAGAGGAAGTGCTGGCGGAAGCCAAGTTCACCAGCCGCACCCTTGCGGAGATGCGCCGCCGGGGTTGGGCACAAAGCGTCGCCGAGCGCGAGCCCGGGGTAGCCAGCGTGTCAGCGCCGGTGCGCGATCACCGCGGCACGGTGGTGGCAGCGATCTCGGTGTCGGGCCCGATCGACCGGATGGGGCGTCGCCCGGGGGCGCGCTGGGCCGCCGACCTGCTCGCGGCGGCCGGCGACCTGACGGCCCGGCTGTAACCCGGGCGCGGGGCCCCCCGTCCGCCTGTCAGACTGCAGAGATGGGAACCAAACAGCGCGCACAGATCGTCATGACCGATGCCGAGGTCGCTGACTTCGTCAACGCTCACCGCACCGGAACACTGGCCACCATCGGGCCCGACGGCCAGCCCCACCTGACCGCGATGTGGTACGCGGTGCTCGACGGCGAGATCTGGCTCGAGACCAAGGCCAAGTCCCAGAAGGCGGTCAACCTGCGCCGCGATCCGCGGGTCACCTTCCTTCTGGAGGCCGGCCAGACGTACGACACACTGCGCGGGGCCGCGTTCGAGGGCGTCGCCGAGATCGTCGACGACCCCGAGACCATCTTCCGGGTGGGCGTCAGCGTCTGGGAGCGCTACACCGGTCCCTACAGCGACGAGATGAAGCCCGGCGTCGACGCGATGATGAACAACCGGGTGGCTGTGCGCATCGTCACACAACGCACCCGCTCCTGGGACCACCGCAAGCTCGGGTTGCCGGCCATGCCGCTGGCTGGTTCCACCGCTCCGAAGGGCAACTGAGCCCACTCGGACCTAGGTCATCGCAAAAGGCCCGCACCTTGACGGTGCGGGCCTTTTGCGATGTACCCCCGATGGGATTCGAACCCACGCTACCGCCGTGAGAGGGCGGCGTCCTAGGCCGCTAGACGACGGGGGCTAGAACATTTCCGGGTTGCCAGCATAGCTCAACCCGTACGGCCCGCCTAATCACTTGCAGCGGACCGCTTTTGCTGGGGTACCAGGACTCGAACCTAGAATGGCTGAACCAGAATCAGCTGTGTTGCCAATTACACCATACCCCATTGGCCGGCCATTACCGCTGGTCAGAGTGCCGGTGAGGCACTACTGGTCAGCCGTTCTTGGGCCGACGAGCAGACTACCAAACTTCTAGCGCGAAGTTGTCATCGCGCTTCCCCAACGCCGTCTCGGGCACTCCGCAGCCGGTCCAAACTGCGGTTTGAGCCCAACAGTTCCAGCGACTCGAACAGCGGCGGGCTGACCAATCCGCCGGAGACCCCGACCCGGATAGGGCCGAACGCCTTGCGTGGTTTGAGCCCCAGATCGTCCAGCAGCGCGGCCTTCAGCGCAGCCTCGATCTCGGCGGTGGTCCACTCCCCCACACCCTCCAGCGCCGCGATAGCCGCATCCAACACCGGAGCCGCGTCGGGGCCCAGCTCCTTGGCGGCGGCCCGCGGGTCCAGCTCGTAGTGAGCGTCGTTGAAGAACTTCAGCAGCGGCCATGCGTCGCCGAGCACCACGATGCGGGTCTGCACCAACGCCGCGGCGGCCGTGAAACCGGCGTCGTCCAGGCCGGTGTCATGACCGTGGGTGTCGAGGAAACTGCGCAATCGTGCGGTGAAGTCGTCCAGCTCGAGCAGCCGGATGTGCTCGGCGTTGAGCGCATCGGCCTTCTTCTGGTCGAACCGGGCCGGGTTGGAGTTGACGTCGACCACATCGAACGCGGCGACCATCTCGTCGAGACTGAACACGTCGCGGTCGTCGGCGATCGACCAGCCCAGCAGTGCCAGATAGTTCAACAGCCCCTCGGGGATGAAACCGCGGTCGCGATGCGCGAAAAGGTTCGACTGCGGGTCACGTTTGGACAGCTTCTTGGTGCCCTCACCCAAAACGGTTGGCAGATGGCCGAATTCCGGGATGCGATCAGCCACGCCGATGCGAATCAGGGCCTGATACAGCGCGATCTGGCGCGGTGTGGACGGCAACAGGTCCTCGCCGCGCAGCACGTGGGTGATCTTCATCATGGCGTCGTCGACCGGGTTGACCAACGTGTACAGCGGGTCCCCGTTGGCGCGGGTCAGCGCGAAATCGGGAACGGTGCCCGCGGGAAAGGATGTCTGACCGCGCACCAGGTCCGCCCAGCCGAGCTCGGTATCGGGCATCCGCAGCCGCACGACGGGCTTGCGGCCCTCGGCCAGAAAGCCGGCCCGCTGCTCGGCGGTCAGCTCGCGGTCGAAGTTGTCGTAACCCAGCTTGGGGTTGCGGCCGGCAGCGAGGTGGCGGGCCTCGACCTCCTCCGGGGTGGAGAACGCCTCGTAGGCCTCTCCCGCCGCCAGCAGCTGCGCCACCACATCACGGTGGATGTCGGCGCGCTGCGACTGCCGGTACGGGCCGTAGGGCCCGCCCACCTCGGGGCCCTCATCCCAGTCCAGATGCAGCCAGCGCAGCGCGTCCAGCAGCGCCAAATAGCTTTCCTCGCTATCGCGTTCGGCGTCGGTGTCCTCCACCCGAAAGACCATGGTTCCGCCGGTGTGGCGGGCGTAAGCCCAGTTGAACAGGGCGGTGCGGATCAGCCCGACGTGCGGCGTACCGGTCGGTGATGGGCAGAACCGGACACGAACACCAGATGTGGTCACGAGTTTCCTTTGTGGATAACGGGGTTGGACGCCTTCCGGATGACCGGATTGGACAGAGTGCCAATGCCTTCGATGGAGACCGACACGGTGTCACCATGCTCGATGGGGCCGACACCATCGGGGGTGCCGGTCAACAGGATGTCGCCGGGCAGCAGAGTCATCACCGCGGAGATCCACTCAACGATGGCGCCGACGTCGTGCATCATCAGCGAAGTCCGGCTGTCCTGCTTCACCACCCCATTGACCTCGGTGCGAATCGCTAGGTCAGCGGGGTCGAGGTCGGTGACGATCCACGGTCCGATCGGGCAGAAGGTGTCATGGCCTTTAGCCCGGGTCCACTGACCGTCGGACTGTTGCTGGTCACGGGCCGACACGTCGTTGCCGATGGTGTAGCCGAGGATATTGTCCTTGGCCCGCGCGGCCGGAACGTCCTTGCACGGACGCGAGATGACCACGGCCAGCTCGCCTTCGAAGTGCACGGGGGAAGCATTGGCGGGCAGCTGAATCGGCACGTTGGGCCCGATGATGGCGGTATTGGGCTTGAGGAACATCGTCGGGTTGACCGGTGGGGCGCCGCCCATTTCGGCGATATGGGCCGCGTAGTTCTTGCCGATACAGACCACCTTGCTGGCAAGGATCGGTGCCAGCAGGCGCACGTCGGCCAGCGGCCAGGACCGGCCGGTGAACTCCGGTGTCCCGAACGGGTGCTCGGCGATCTCGCGAGCGGTCATCTCGTGTGGCCGGTCCGGGTCTCCTTCAATACTGACGAAGGCGACCCCGTCCGGGCTGGCAATTCGGCCTAGTCGCATTTGCACAAGCCTAATGGCGATCACAAGCGCGACGGAGCCGGGCGCAATGGGTCGCCATCAATCGGCTCAGGTCACCTACCTGGTAGGTGGGCCTGTGGAAGCATGGTCGGATGTCCACCGAGCCGATCGGGAAAGCCGCTCGCTGGTCGGTCGTGGTCGTCGCCCTGATGGCCACGCTGTGTTCATTCGTCTTCATCAACGGCATCGCCTTCGTCATCCCAATGCTGGAGACCAAGAGGGAAACCAACCTGGCAATGGCCGGCCTGCTGGCCGCCATGCCCAGCTTCGGAATGGTGCTGACCCTGTTCGCCTGGGGAGCGCTGTTGGACCGTATCGGCGAACGGATCGTGTTGAGCGTGGGTTCCGCGTTGACCGCGCTGGCCACGTTCGCGGCGGCATCGATGCAGTCACTGGTCGGGGTCGGCGCTTTCCTTTTTCTCGGAGGTATGGCCGCCGCCAGTGCCAACAGCGCCAGCGGGCGGTTGGTGACCGGCTGGTTCCCGCCTCACCAGCGCGGACTGGTGATGGGTATCCGCCAGACCGCCCAACCGTTGGGCATCGCGTTGGGGGCCGAGGTGATTCCCGAGCTGGCTGAGCACGGACTGGCGCGGGCGCTGATGTTCCCGGCAACGCTGTGCGCCGTTGCGGCGGTGGCGTGTGCAATCGGTGTCGTCGATCCACCGCGCAGGCCACGGTCGGCGGCCTCCGGCAGCGAACTCGCCAGCCCTTACCGCGATTCAAAGGTGCTGTGGCGCATTCATGTGTCTTCGGCTCTGTTGATGGTTCCGCAGTGCGTGCTCGCCACGTACATGCTGGTGTGGCTGATCGTGGACACCGACTGGTCGATCGCCGCCGCGGGCGGTCTGGTGACGGTGTCGCAGTTGCTCGGCGCCGCGGGGCGAGTTGCAGCCGGTCGGTGGTCCGACCGCGTGCGCTCGCGGCTGCGGCCGATTCGCAGCCTCGCCGTCGCCGGGGCGCTGGCGATGCTGGCGTTGGGAACCGCCGACCATCTGCACTCCCGTCTCGCCGAAACCGCGATGGTCATCGCGGCGGTTATCACCGTGCTGGACAACGGATTGGCCTCGACAGCAGTCGCCGAAATCGCCGGCCCGTACTGGAGCGGTCGCGCGCTGGGCATCCAGAACACCACCCAGCGGCTGACCGCCGGCATCGCTCCCCCGCTCTTCGGTGCGCTGATCGGCGCCGCCGGCTACCCGGTGGCCTTCGCGCTGTGCGGACTGTTCCCCCTGGCCGCCCTGCGTTTGGTACCGGTGAACGCCGAGCCGGAAGGCCGCTCTGCGCTCGAAGCGCTGCGGACCCTCCGAGTGCCGCCCGGGCCGCCGCCCGATACGCCAGCGCAACCCTGAGCCTGCCGGCAAGTACCGTCGAAACGATGACGGCTACGGATCATGTCCGGCTTCGGACACCAACTGTGGCGGACGGCCGTGCCCTATGGCAGATGGCGGTCGACAGCGCCACTCTCGACGTCAATTCGCCTTACGCCTATCTGCTTTGGTGCCGCGATTTCGCCTCTACCTCGGTAGTTGCCGAGGTAGACGGAGGGCCCGGCGGTTCAGCGAGGCTCGACGCAGGAGAGGCGAAACTGGGACCGCCGCATAAACTCGGCGGTTCAGCGAGGCTCGACGCAGGAGAGGCGAAACTGGGACCGCCGCATGAACTCGGCGGCTTCGTCACCGGCTATCGGCGTCCCGAGCA is a window from the Mycobacterium sp. SVM_VP21 genome containing:
- the leuD gene encoding 3-isopropylmalate dehydratase small subunit, with product MEAFRTHTGIGVPLRRSNVDTDQIIPAVYLKRITRTGFEDGLFATWRTDPSFVLNLSPFDQGSVLVAGPDFGTGSSREHAVWALLDYGFRVVISSRFADIFRGNAGKAGLLAAQVAQDDVELLWKVIEQSPGLEITVNLQDRNITAGTVVVAFTIDDYTAWRLSEGLDDIGLTLRKLEEIDSFEAARPSWKPRTLPAS
- the leuC gene encoding 3-isopropylmalate dehydratase large subunit, encoding MMFKTEQPRTLAEKVWADHVVVSGGGTEPDLIYIDLHLVHEVTSPQAFEGLRLAGRPVRRPDLTIATEDHNVPTVDIDKPIADPVSRTQVETLRHNCAEFGIRLHPMGDIDQGIVHIIGPQLGLTQPGTTVVCGDSHTSTHGAFGALAMGIGTSEVEHVLATQTLPLKPFKTMAVNVDGKLADGVTAKDIILAVIAQIGTGGGQGYVIEYRGSAIEALSMEARMTICNMSIEAGARAGMVAPDETTYEYLRGRPHAPTGADWDAAVAYWSSLRTDPGAVFDAEVHLDADALTPFVTWGTNPGQGVPLGADVPDPESINDEAERRAAEKALAYMDLQPGTPMREIAVDTVFVGSCTNGRIEDLRAVADVLRGRQVAEGVRMLVVPGSMRVRNQAEAEGLAEVFTAAGAEWRQPGCSMCLGMNPDQLEPGQRSASTSNRNFEGRQGKGGRTHLVSPVVAAATAVRGTLSAPQDLN
- a CDS encoding IclR family transcriptional regulator, translated to MGQHSGIGVLDKALAVLHSIAESPCGLAELCDRTGLPRATAHRLAAGLETHRLLGRDNEGRWQIGPAVSELAAHADDPLRAAGATVLPRLREITGESVQLYRREGSERVCVAALEPPAGLRDTVPVGARLPMTAGSGAKVLLAYSDAAVQEEVLAEAKFTSRTLAEMRRRGWAQSVAEREPGVASVSAPVRDHRGTVVAAISVSGPIDRMGRRPGARWAADLLAAAGDLTARL
- a CDS encoding PPOX class F420-dependent oxidoreductase, with protein sequence MGTKQRAQIVMTDAEVADFVNAHRTGTLATIGPDGQPHLTAMWYAVLDGEIWLETKAKSQKAVNLRRDPRVTFLLEAGQTYDTLRGAAFEGVAEIVDDPETIFRVGVSVWERYTGPYSDEMKPGVDAMMNNRVAVRIVTQRTRSWDHRKLGLPAMPLAGSTAPKGN
- the gltX gene encoding glutamate--tRNA ligase, which encodes MTTSGVRVRFCPSPTGTPHVGLIRTALFNWAYARHTGGTMVFRVEDTDAERDSEESYLALLDALRWLHLDWDEGPEVGGPYGPYRQSQRADIHRDVVAQLLAAGEAYEAFSTPEEVEARHLAAGRNPKLGYDNFDRELTAEQRAGFLAEGRKPVVRLRMPDTELGWADLVRGQTSFPAGTVPDFALTRANGDPLYTLVNPVDDAMMKITHVLRGEDLLPSTPRQIALYQALIRIGVADRIPEFGHLPTVLGEGTKKLSKRDPQSNLFAHRDRGFIPEGLLNYLALLGWSIADDRDVFSLDEMVAAFDVVDVNSNPARFDQKKADALNAEHIRLLELDDFTARLRSFLDTHGHDTGLDDAGFTAAAALVQTRIVVLGDAWPLLKFFNDAHYELDPRAAAKELGPDAAPVLDAAIAALEGVGEWTTAEIEAALKAALLDDLGLKPRKAFGPIRVGVSGGLVSPPLFESLELLGSNRSLDRLRSARDGVGEAR
- a CDS encoding fumarylacetoacetate hydrolase family protein, which translates into the protein MRLGRIASPDGVAFVSIEGDPDRPHEMTAREIAEHPFGTPEFTGRSWPLADVRLLAPILASKVVCIGKNYAAHIAEMGGAPPVNPTMFLKPNTAIIGPNVPIQLPANASPVHFEGELAVVISRPCKDVPAARAKDNILGYTIGNDVSARDQQQSDGQWTRAKGHDTFCPIGPWIVTDLDPADLAIRTEVNGVVKQDSRTSLMMHDVGAIVEWISAVMTLLPGDILLTGTPDGVGPIEHGDTVSVSIEGIGTLSNPVIRKASNPVIHKGNS
- a CDS encoding MFS transporter, giving the protein MSTEPIGKAARWSVVVVALMATLCSFVFINGIAFVIPMLETKRETNLAMAGLLAAMPSFGMVLTLFAWGALLDRIGERIVLSVGSALTALATFAAASMQSLVGVGAFLFLGGMAAASANSASGRLVTGWFPPHQRGLVMGIRQTAQPLGIALGAEVIPELAEHGLARALMFPATLCAVAAVACAIGVVDPPRRPRSAASGSELASPYRDSKVLWRIHVSSALLMVPQCVLATYMLVWLIVDTDWSIAAAGGLVTVSQLLGAAGRVAAGRWSDRVRSRLRPIRSLAVAGALAMLALGTADHLHSRLAETAMVIAAVITVLDNGLASTAVAEIAGPYWSGRALGIQNTTQRLTAGIAPPLFGALIGAAGYPVAFALCGLFPLAALRLVPVNAEPEGRSALEALRTLRVPPGPPPDTPAQP